The Phormidium sp. PBR-2020 DNA segment AGGCTTTACAAGGGGCCAGAAATTCCCTGTTTGCGAATCATGAGGAAGTGCAGCAGCATGAACACCGCAATCAACCAGGGAAGGACGAAGGTGTGCAAGCTGTAGAAGCGGGTCAGAGTGGATTGGCCCACGCTGGTTCCACCGCGCAGCAGTTCCACCATGAAGCTACCCACCACGGGGATGGCTTCGGGAACACCGCTGACAATTTTCACGGCCCAGTAACCCACTTGGTCCCAAGGGAGGGAGTAGCCGGTCACGCCAAAGGTCACGGTAATAACCGCGAGAATGACGCCGGTCACCCAGGTGAGTTCACGGGGTTTCTTGAATCCACCGGTGAGGTAAACCCGGAACACGTGCAGAATCATCATCAGCACCATCATGCTGGCGGACCAGCGGTGGATGGAGCGAATTAGCCAACCGAAGTTCACTTCGGTCATCAGGTATTGAATCGAAGCGTAGGCGTCCGTGACCGTCGGTTTGTAGTAGAAGGTCATGGCGAACCCAGTGGCAAACTGGATCAGGAAGCAGACCAGGGTGATGCCACCCAGGCAGTAGAAGATGTTAACGTGAGGCGGAACGTATTTGTCGGTGATGTCGTCAGCGATCGCCTGGATTTCGAGGCGTTCGTTAAACCACTTAAAGGGTTTAGACTCAGTGACTTCCTTAGAAAACATAAAGTCAGTGCGTTAGATAATATTGCGGTTTGTGAAGTTTAGCACGACACCCGAGGGTTGGGCATCGCCAGGCCCTCAGGCGGACGCAGGAGGCTCCAGACATCATCACGAGGTCGAAATCTCCAGACAGGCTAGAAGGCACAACGGTAAAGTCTCTTATAAAAAATGTAACACAGCTTGGACGTTAGGGGGTAGGAGATCCCGGCGATCGCGGGGATTGGCTAAACCCAGGAATGGACTAGGCAGATGCCCAGAACTTTGGCACACTGAGGAAACATTAATATTTCGCAACTTTAGATGCCGGGTTTTCTCATGCAAAAACGTGCTGTCAGCTTCGGACTTCTGCTTTTACTGGTTTTTGGACTCTCAGGCTGGTTCGGCTGGGCCCCTCCGGCTTTGGCGTTAACGGAAGAACAGAAACTGGTCTCAGAGGTCTGGCGAGTGGTCAACCGTGCCTATGTGGACGACTCCTTCAACAGACAAAACTGGTGGAAAGTCCGTCAGGAGGCCCTACGCCAACCCCTCGACAGTCGCGAGGCGGCCTATGACACCATCGAGACGATGTTAGCGAAACTCGATGATCCCTTCACAAGGCTGTTACGACCTGACAACTACCGCAATTTACAAGTCAACACAGCCGGGGAGTTAACCGGAGTCGGACTGCAAATCGCCATTGAACCCGAGAGTAAATGTATTAAGGTCATTGCCCCCATTGCTGGTTCTCCAGCCGATGATGCCGGGATTCAGGCGGGGGATATCGTCTTAGAAATCGACGGGGTTTCCACGGAAAATCTCTCCCTCGATGAAGCCGCCACCCGGATGCGAGGGACGATTGGCACGCCGGTAGTTCTCCAGGTGCAACGTTTCGATACCCAGCAGATTGATGACATTGAGATTATCCGCGATCGCATTGCCCTCAACCCCGTCGATTACAAGCTAACCCAAGCCGAGGACAACTCCCCCATTGGCTATATTCGCCTGACACAGTTCAGTGCCAACGCCACGGAACAGATGACTGAGGCCATCAACCACCTGGAAGAGGAGGGTGCGTCAGCCTATATTCTCGATTTACGCAACAATCCCGGCGGTTTACTGCAAGCGGGGGTTGAAATCGCGCGACTCTGGCTCAACGATGCCACGATTGTCTATACGGTGAATCGTCAAGCGGTCTTAGGCAGTTTCGACGCGGGCCATGATGCCCTCACCGATGCGCCGTTAGTGGTTTTAGTGAACCAGGGAACGGCCAGTGCCAGTGAAATCCTCGCCGGGGCCCTCCAAGATAATCGCCGGGCCCAACTGGTGGGAGAACGCACCTTCGGCAAGGGGTTAATTCAGTCTCTGTTTGACCTCTCAGATGATTCGGGGATTGCTGTCACCGTAGCCAAATACGAAACCCCCAGCCATAAGGACATCAACAAGTTAGGGATTACCCCCGATTTTGTGGTTCCCCAGAACCCCATCAGCCGCGATGAGGTAGGAACCCCCGCCGATGTCCCCTACCAAAAGGCGATGGAACTCCTAACGGACAGTGCCGTCGTTGCCAAAGCCGCCTAATCCCATCCCGTAGAGTCTCAGGCAACCACCAGCCCAAAGAGGGCGACCACAAAAGAGGGCGACCACAAAAGAGGGCGACCACAAGGGTACGCCCCTACGTCTTTCTGCCTACTGCCTACTGCCTACTGCCTTCTTTTTCTTCCACATCGTAACGTTTTGCTAAGATTAAAACGTTGTTGCGCGATCGCCTGCTGACTTATGGCTAACGTCGAAATCTACACTTGGACCTTCTGTCCCTACTGCATCCGTGCCAAATCCCTTTTAAAACGTAAAAACGTTGACTTCATCGAACATAATATTCAGGGGGATAACGACGCCCGAGACAAAATGGCGGAACGGGCCAATGGACGCAGAAGCGTGCCGCAAATCTTCATCAATGACCAACATATTGGCGGTTGCGATGACTTGCACGCCCTAGACTCAAACGGAGAACTGGACGGTCTCCTCCAACAAACGGCATAATTTCGGTCAGAATGGGGGGCATTGTCTCTATGCCCCTACGGAATTTCAATTTATGAACAGTCTTGTGAAAGCCATTGGCGGCGGATCTATCGTTTTAGCGAGTTTAGTTACCGTTCCTGTGCCTGGACTGCCGGAAACCCCCTCGCAAGCGGAGAACGAAGCCCAAGTTCAGGAATGGTACGACGTTTGTATGACGGCCACGGCCCAGGACGCGATCGCCGCCTGTGATGCTCTAATTGAAGTTGATCCTGAGGATGAACGCACCTGGACGAATCGCGGTAGTGCCCTCGATGAACTGGGCGATTCTGAGGCGGCGTTAGAGTCCCATAATCGTGCCCTGGAGTTGGCCCCCAATTACTCCCTGGCCCTGGCCAATCGTTGTGCCACTTTGGGCAATTTGGGAGAACATCGGGCGGCGGTGGACTCCTGTTGGGCGGCGATTGAGGGCGATGGCCGTTGGGGAGACAGTGGCGTGGAACTGGCTTGGGACAATATGGGGGTCTCGTTGGCTTATCTGCAACGCTATGAGGAGTCTCTCGATGCTCACCGCACTGCCCTAGAGTTAAACCCCGATTATGCCAATGCTTGGAATAATTTAGGGGCAACTCTGTTTGATTTACAACGCTATGGGGAAGCGGTAGAGGCCTTTGAACAGGCTTTGGATCTCAATCCCGGCGATGAGTTGGCCCGAAGTAACTTGATTGTGGCTCGTCAGCGCGATCGCCAACCCGAAGACTCCCCCCGAGACTAATCGGGCCAGTCCTAATCGGGCCATTCCACAATTACTGGGGTATGGTCGCTGGGTTTCGTCCATTGTCGAGGCTCTCGGTCAATGGTGCAGGCCGTTGCCCGTTGATACAGCTCTGGGGTCAGATAATGATGGTCAATGCGCCAGCCCCGATTACGGGGGAAGGCCCCAGCTCGATAGTCCCACCAACTATACTGTTGAGCCTCTTGGTTAAATTTACGAAAGGCATCGGCCAACCCCAAACTCAGACATCGCTGTAGGGCCTCTCGTTCGGCGGCAGTGGTTCCCACGACGGGGGTTTTGCCGGGAGGGGTATGGATATCCCGGTCATCTGGGGCGATGTTAAAGTCACCGCAGATGCACAGGTTTTGGTTTTTGTCAAGTGTTTTTTGGATATAGTCGTACAACAGAGCCAGCCAACGGAGTTTGTACTGGTATTTATCGCTGTTGTAGTCGCCCCCATTGGGAACATAGAGGTTAATCAGACGCACTCCTGCGACGGTGGCGGCGATCGCCCGTTTCTGCTCATCGAGATCCCCAACCTGTTCAGGGGGAAGCAGGGCGCTAAAGCCGATGTCCACCTGTTCTAAGGGGAGGCGACTGAGGATGGCGACACCGTTATAGGACTTCTGCCCCGAAACCGCTAGCTCATAGCCGAGGGCTTCAAAGGGATCGCGGGGAAAGTCGGCATCAATGACCTTGGTTTCCTGGACACATAACACCTCGACAGGATTGGCTCGAAGCCAGTCACAGACAAGTCCCTGGCGGGTGCGGATTGAGTTGACATTCCAAGTAGCAATTTTCATAGGGGATGCGATCGCAAGTCTCGACCTCTGGGGTCGCCTCTGCATTGAAAGTCCAGGTCTGCTAGGATATCAACAAAAATAAGAGAATCAAATACCTCTAATTGGAATACCCCAAAACTTGTATGACCGAAAAGCCTCACTCCCCTGATCGATCCTCAAATCCCTCCGTTTCTGAAGCTGAGCGCCCCCCCATCAGCGGCCCTGATAAGACCTCAGAGAGTTATCAGCTTGTTATCGCCGCCGTGCAAGGGGCAGAAGACCGCAAAGGTGACAATATCACGGTGTTGCGAGTCGAAGAAGTCTCCTACCTGGCCGATTATTTCATCATTGTCACCGGATTTTCGCGAGTTCAGGTACGGGCGATCGCCCAAGCCGTCCAAGCCCAAGTTGAACTGGATTTAGACCGTAATCCCGTGCGAGTCGAAGGCTTATCTGAGGGGATCTGGGTGTTGCAAGACTACGGAGATGTGCTGGTTCATATCCTCATGCCCGAAGAACGAGAGTTTTATAATCTCGAAGCCTTTTGGGGCCATGCCGAACGCATTGACATCTCCTCCTTGTTCCCATCTCGTGTATCCTCCTAGCCGTTCCCAAGACGTTGTATGAACGATCTCGATCTGTTGCGATGCCCGGTTCCCCGAGAACAACAACCGATTCAGGAATATCAAGCTCTTAAAGAGGGATGTCTCTTTGGGGCCAGTCAGGGAACCCTCGGCAGCTACCTCAAAGCCTTAGCCTGGATTGCCATTCCCAGTTGGTTGCTCATCGCCCCCATCGCCGCCGCTAGCTTTGCCCCAGAACGGTTCCCCATCCAGTTTCTGCTCAGTGCCACCCTCGGTGCGACTGCGGTGGTGGGGTTGGCCCTGTTACGGCTGTTCCTGGGCTGGATGTATATCCGCGATCGCCTCGGGAATCCGGTGGTGGTGTATGAGGAGTCAGGCTGGTACGACGGACAAACTTGGACGAAAACCGAGGCGGTGTTAGCTCGCGATCGCCTGATTGTGGAGTATCAACTGCGACCCATTTTTCAACGCTTGCGTCGAACCGCTGTCGGGTTAGGATTAGTTCTTGGGGTGAGTGCGATCGTGTGGAGCCTTGCCTAGTCCCGTCTTAAGTCTCGTCTTATCTGTTGTGTTACCGAAGTTGTGTTACTGAAGATCCTATTTCTATGGCCAAACGTCATCACACTCACCCCCTCGAAGTGCAACTCTTGCGAGAGGGCATTGTTGAGTCGAAACATCACGTCCAAGCCGTAGTCTGCGATCGCCGGGGGCGCGTCCTCTCGGCGGCAGGTGACCCAGAAACGGCCGCCTTTATCCGTTCCGCCCTCAAACCCTTTCAAGCCCTAGCCGTCACCTCCACGGGAGCCTTAGAACGCTATAACCTCAACGATCGCGACCTAGCGATTATGTGTGGTTCCCACCAGGGCAATATCGAGCAGCTACGTCAAGTCTTCCGCATTCTCTGGCAAGCCTCCATTGAACCGGATCAGTTGCAATGTCCCATCCCCCCCGGAAAGCGATCGCCCCTCGAACATAATTGTTCTGGGAAACACGCCGGGATGTTAGCGGTCTGTCAACAGCGACAATTGCCCCTAACCACCTATCTCAAACGCAATCACCCCATACAAACTCTAATTCTGGCAAAAGTGGCGGAATTGCTACAAATGCCCCCAGATGAGTTAATGGTTGCCCGGGACGACTGTGGCGCACCTACCTACTTTATGCAGTTGAACCAGATGGCCTCCCTCTTCGCCCAATTGGCCTCGGGAGAGAGCCTAGATATGGAGCGAATTGTCCGGGCCATGACCCATCATCCCGACATGGTTGGCGGCGAGGGACATTTTGATACGGAAGTGATGCGGATTAGCAATGGCTCCCTAGTGAGTAAGGCCGGGGCAGAGGGAATTCAATGCGTAGGTCGTCTCGGCGACGGCATGGGCCTGGCGATTAAGGTCACCGATGGTTCCAAACGAGCCAAATACGCCGTTGCTTTGCATCTGTTGCGCCAATTAGGCTGGCTTCAACCAGACAACGCCGATGCCCTCGCCGAACGCTTCACCGTCATCAATGAGTTTAAGCGACTCAATATAGAGGGTGAATTAGTGATGATGTAAGGGATTGAGCGATTTATAGGCAGCCCATCGAAAAAAAAGTTTGCTTTAGGGGTTGCCATTTGCCGATGACTTTGGTTATAGTAGTAAAGGCGACGCGGGATAGAGCAGTCTGGTAGCTCGTCGGGCTCATAACCCGAAGGTCGGTGGTTCAAATCCGCCTCCCGCCACCTTTAAGACAAAGCCGCTTAACTCAGGTTAGGCGGCTTTTGTTTTGTTTTGTTTTGGCTCAACTTCCCCCTCTGTGTCCTCTGTGACTCTGTGGTTCCCCTCTTGCCTCTTGCCTCTTGCCTCTTGCCTCTTGCCTCTTGCCTCTCAAGCCAGTCCTTCCCACAAAATACGGCTCCCAATCACAATGAGAATGAGTCCACCAATAATTTCCACCTTATCCTGAAAGCGATCGCCAAAATGATGGCCGATATATACCCCACCGAGACAGAGCCAAAAGGTAACGACCCCAATCACGGCGATGGTGAAGAGAATGGGGGTTTGTAATACCGCAAAGCCTAACCCCGCTGCCAACGCATCAATACTGGTGGCAATAGCCATAAAGATGAGAGTTTCCATCTTCATGGGGTTAAACGGTTTTGTCTCCTCATCCTTGCTAATCGCTTCATGAATCATGCGCGCACCGAGAACACTCAGCAGAATAAACCCCACCCAATGGTCAAAACGGATAATGTAATCCCGAAATCCTACTCCCATCCCCCATCCCATTAGGGGCATAATTGCCTGAAAAACCCCAAACATAATTGCTACTTTTAAGGCTTTTTGTAACTTGAGATGGCGGATATACAAGCCACTGGTCAGCGACACAGCAAAGGCATCAGCTGCCAAGCCAAAACCAATCATTGAAATGGTAAAAAGTTCCACGAGATGATGCCTATCCTTATTCAACCAATGAACAAACTCAGATGATGATAATTCGGAAAAGCCTTAGGAGTGGGGCAGATTTGAGATGTCCAGTGTTCATTACTCTATCCTACCCTAAACCCTAGTCAATCGTTAATCGCCACGCTAAATTAGTCATTTAAACGCTATAATCTCTATCAATTTGTCATAATTGATTCATTATTCGGGCTAGGATCAAGATAAAAGAGATCGGGACCTTTGCAGCGGTTAAAGACAGATTAACAACATGACTGAAATTCTTAAACTAAACGTTGATCGAGGCAGGGAAACCCAGCCTCTAAAAGTTTTGCCCCTGCTCACGTTGGGACTGGCGTTGCTGG contains these protein-coding regions:
- a CDS encoding tetratricopeptide repeat protein, encoding MNSLVKAIGGGSIVLASLVTVPVPGLPETPSQAENEAQVQEWYDVCMTATAQDAIAACDALIEVDPEDERTWTNRGSALDELGDSEAALESHNRALELAPNYSLALANRCATLGNLGEHRAAVDSCWAAIEGDGRWGDSGVELAWDNMGVSLAYLQRYEESLDAHRTALELNPDYANAWNNLGATLFDLQRYGEAVEAFEQALDLNPGDELARSNLIVARQRDRQPEDSPRD
- a CDS encoding manganese efflux pump MntP family protein, with the protein product MIGFGLAADAFAVSLTSGLYIRHLKLQKALKVAIMFGVFQAIMPLMGWGMGVGFRDYIIRFDHWVGFILLSVLGARMIHEAISKDEETKPFNPMKMETLIFMAIATSIDALAAGLGFAVLQTPILFTIAVIGVVTFWLCLGGVYIGHHFGDRFQDKVEIIGGLILIVIGSRILWEGLA
- the grxC gene encoding glutaredoxin 3, with product MANVEIYTWTFCPYCIRAKSLLKRKNVDFIEHNIQGDNDARDKMAERANGRRSVPQIFINDQHIGGCDDLHALDSNGELDGLLQQTA
- the xth gene encoding exodeoxyribonuclease III yields the protein MKIATWNVNSIRTRQGLVCDWLRANPVEVLCVQETKVIDADFPRDPFEALGYELAVSGQKSYNGVAILSRLPLEQVDIGFSALLPPEQVGDLDEQKRAIAATVAGVRLINLYVPNGGDYNSDKYQYKLRWLALLYDYIQKTLDKNQNLCICGDFNIAPDDRDIHTPPGKTPVVGTTAAEREALQRCLSLGLADAFRKFNQEAQQYSWWDYRAGAFPRNRGWRIDHHYLTPELYQRATACTIDREPRQWTKPSDHTPVIVEWPD
- a CDS encoding PDZ domain-containing protein, whose product is MQKRAVSFGLLLLLVFGLSGWFGWAPPALALTEEQKLVSEVWRVVNRAYVDDSFNRQNWWKVRQEALRQPLDSREAAYDTIETMLAKLDDPFTRLLRPDNYRNLQVNTAGELTGVGLQIAIEPESKCIKVIAPIAGSPADDAGIQAGDIVLEIDGVSTENLSLDEAATRMRGTIGTPVVLQVQRFDTQQIDDIEIIRDRIALNPVDYKLTQAEDNSPIGYIRLTQFSANATEQMTEAINHLEEEGASAYILDLRNNPGGLLQAGVEIARLWLNDATIVYTVNRQAVLGSFDAGHDALTDAPLVVLVNQGTASASEILAGALQDNRRAQLVGERTFGKGLIQSLFDLSDDSGIAVTVAKYETPSHKDINKLGITPDFVVPQNPISRDEVGTPADVPYQKAMELLTDSAVVAKAA
- a CDS encoding cytochrome b6; the encoded protein is MFSKEVTESKPFKWFNERLEIQAIADDITDKYVPPHVNIFYCLGGITLVCFLIQFATGFAMTFYYKPTVTDAYASIQYLMTEVNFGWLIRSIHRWSASMMVLMMILHVFRVYLTGGFKKPRELTWVTGVILAVITVTFGVTGYSLPWDQVGYWAVKIVSGVPEAIPVVGSFMVELLRGGTSVGQSTLTRFYSLHTFVLPWLIAVFMLLHFLMIRKQGISGPL
- the rsfS gene encoding ribosome silencing factor, producing MTEKPHSPDRSSNPSVSEAERPPISGPDKTSESYQLVIAAVQGAEDRKGDNITVLRVEEVSYLADYFIIVTGFSRVQVRAIAQAVQAQVELDLDRNPVRVEGLSEGIWVLQDYGDVLVHILMPEEREFYNLEAFWGHAERIDISSLFPSRVSS
- a CDS encoding asparaginase — protein: MAKRHHTHPLEVQLLREGIVESKHHVQAVVCDRRGRVLSAAGDPETAAFIRSALKPFQALAVTSTGALERYNLNDRDLAIMCGSHQGNIEQLRQVFRILWQASIEPDQLQCPIPPGKRSPLEHNCSGKHAGMLAVCQQRQLPLTTYLKRNHPIQTLILAKVAELLQMPPDELMVARDDCGAPTYFMQLNQMASLFAQLASGESLDMERIVRAMTHHPDMVGGEGHFDTEVMRISNGSLVSKAGAEGIQCVGRLGDGMGLAIKVTDGSKRAKYAVALHLLRQLGWLQPDNADALAERFTVINEFKRLNIEGELVMM
- a CDS encoding CGLD27 family protein; its protein translation is MNDLDLLRCPVPREQQPIQEYQALKEGCLFGASQGTLGSYLKALAWIAIPSWLLIAPIAAASFAPERFPIQFLLSATLGATAVVGLALLRLFLGWMYIRDRLGNPVVVYEESGWYDGQTWTKTEAVLARDRLIVEYQLRPIFQRLRRTAVGLGLVLGVSAIVWSLA